GGGCAGCTGTTAACATCACCTGGCTTCTAGCCTGAAGAGGAAGCAGAGCCTTGGGTAaagtggaggagcagggggctaAGTCttgtgggaagagatggggcgcAGGAAGGTgcagagggggaagaggatccAGGATGGAATAAATGGTCTTGGCCATTGTCACCACTGCTGCAGACATTTGATGAACTGACCCTTCACTTCACAAATGCCCTGATTATCCTTGCACgaagatgtttgtttttcacGCTGTACACAATTGGATTTATCAGGGGTGGGATCatcatgtagacatagcccaaaagaatctgaagaaagTGAGAAGAGCTATTCCCGAATCTGTGTATCAGAGCCAGCCCTATCTCTGGTATGTAGAAGATCAGGACCGCGCAGAGGTGAGAGACGCAGGTGTTCAGGGCCGTGAGGCACTCCATGGAGGATGCGATGCTCAGTACTGTTTTGAGGATTATCACATAAGAGAGGAGGATGAGCAGCGAGTCCAACCCCATTGTTAAGAGTGCAACAGACAAGCCATAGATGTTGTTGACTGTGATATCTGCACAAGCCATCTTCATGACATCTTGGTGCAGGCAGTAAGAATGGGAGAGGACATTGGCTCGATAGTATCGGAACCGTTTCACGAGAAAAGGGAGTGGGAATATTAGGGCCACCCCCCTTAACACAAACACTAGTCCCATTTTGGCAATTCTCGGCAGAGTTAAGATGGAAGCATATCTCAGCGGGTTACAGATCGCGATGAAGCGGTCAAAGGCCATCAACAAGAGCACGGAAGATTCAATGCATTGAAGCgagtggatgaagaacagctgggcaAAACAGGCATTGAGGCTGATCTCCCTAGAGTTAAACCAGAATACGCCCAGTATTGTTGGCATGGTGGCTATTGATAAGCCAAGGTCTGTGGCAGtcaacatggaaaggaaaatgtacatgggctcatggaggcttggatctgtttttataatgaacagaatgaTTGCATTTCCTACTATCGAAATAACATACATTAAGCAGAAGGGGACAGATATCCAGAGATAGACAtcttcctgcccaggtatcccggTGAGAAGGAACACTGCAAATTTGAATTTGGTGTCATTGACAGCTGTCATCATGTACTGGGTAGGTCTGAGGAGTTTTGAACTTTCCTTCCTGAAAGGAAAAAATGGAGACTAGATTATATTTAACAAGACATCTTTCTGCTCTCAGTGCCTGTCTAGAGACTCTCACAAGCTTTAGGATGATCAGCAAAATATAGTCTTGGATTTACACCACCAATTGGAAGATAggcactgccagactggatcagacttgTAGTCCATTTAGCTCGCTATTTAGTTGCTAGGTCTAGATTCCTCATAATAAGGTGGAAAGAGCCCTGCAATAGGCAGCTCTGAGATAACCTGCTCCCAGGAAAGTTTCCACTGACCCCGCTAGTTAGACATATtttttggtgtaaatcaggaaagtTTAGGATCCTtcccagactttttaaaaacaattctcaCTACTGTATTTGGATTTTCTGGTTACCATATAAACATCCAGTCCTTCTTCGAATCCAGCTAAGCTCTTGGCCCCATTGATATTTTGTGGCTGGGAATTCCTCAGTCTGCTTGAGTACTGTGTGATTTTACATTTGTGACCTTTCCAGACACCCTTTCTGGCCCTCCACTTctgagtgtgtccctgtcataaatataaagagaagggtaaacacctttaatatccctcctggccggaggaaaaattctttcacctgtaaagggttaagaagctaggataaccttgctggcatctgaccaaaatgaccattgaggagacaagataccttcaaaagctgggaggagggagaaaaacaaagggtctgtgtctgtctgtgtgatgcttttgccagggacagaacaggaatggagtcttagaacttagtaagtaatatagctagatatgtgttagattatgatttttttaaatggctgagaaatttagttgtgctgaatagaatggatattcctgtctgtgtgtctttttgtaacttaaggttttacctagagggactctctatgttttgaatctaattaccctgtaaggtatctaccatcc
The nucleotide sequence above comes from Caretta caretta isolate rCarCar2 chromosome 1, rCarCar1.hap1, whole genome shotgun sequence. Encoded proteins:
- the LOC125626813 gene encoding olfactory receptor 51G2-like; the protein is MMTAVNDTKFKFAVFLLTGIPGQEDVYLWISVPFCLMYVISIVGNAIILFIIKTDPSLHEPMYIFLSMLTATDLGLSIATMPTILGVFWFNSREISLNACFAQLFFIHSLQCIESSVLLLMAFDRFIAICNPLRYASILTLPRIAKMGLVFVLRGVALIFPLPFLVKRFRYYRANVLSHSYCLHQDVMKMACADITVNNIYGLSVALLTMGLDSLLILLSYVIILKTVLSIASSMECLTALNTCVSHLCAVLIFYIPEIGLALIHRFGNSSSHFLQILLGYVYMMIPPLINPIVYSVKNKHLRARIIRAFVK